The sequence ACGGCTGCCAGCTTAAACCAACGCGCGAAAACTGTGCATCCTGTCCAGTAGTGAAAAACGCAAAAAAAATCCCGCTTCCGGTAAAGGCCATCTTATGACTCCCGGGAGCAGAATAAGGCGTTAAATCTTTTTTACCGTCGTCGGTATCAAGACGATTTTTATTCGGCTATCGAAATCTTTGGGGCTATTTCCCCAATAGCCCCAATTTCGAGCATATTTGCCAACGCATCTCCCCTCACCATTTTTTCAACTTGACGCTTTTCACACAATTCTCTATTTTTACGGATCTTGAAGATTTACGGATTTTTGGAAGATTTAACAAGCTATGTAATCAAGGGCTCATTTGAGAGCCTCGCTGAATTTAGAGAATAATGAACGCCTTTTATCGCAACTGGTTTCTTGCCAGCCGGCCGTGGTCCTTTATCATGACCGCCATCTCTATCGGGGTGGGCGGCGCGATTGCTGCCATTGACGGCCATTTTTTCTGGGGGCTTTTCGGGCTGACGCTTCTGGGCGGGGTCTTTCTGCATGCGGCCACCAACCTGATCAATGACTACTACGACGTCCGAAGCGGGGTCGATACCGTGGATGTCTCAACCGCCATATACCGGCCCCATCCCCTGGTGGAGGGAAAAATCCTGGCATCCAGCGTGCACATGGCCGCCTATATTCTCTTTTTCGCGGGCGCGGTCATCGGTTTTTGGCTGGCCGCCACCCGGGGCTGGCCGATTCTTATCATCGGCGCGGTCGGCGTTGCCGCCAGCATCGCCTACACAGCCCCGCCGATCAGCTATAAATACATCGGCCTTGGGGAGTTCTCCGTCTTTCTGATGTGGGGGCCGCTGATGGTTGAAGGCACCTATTATGTGCAGCAGCAGGCCTTTAGTTCTGAGGCGCTCTGGATCAGCATTCCCTTCGGCGTGATCGTGGCCCTGGTGCTGCTGGCCAATAACCTGCGTGATATCGCGCACGACAAAAGCCGCCATATCCGAACCATCGCTATTGTCCTGGGCGCACAAAAAGGCTTCTATCTTTATACCGGTTTGGTCTGCCTGGCCTATGCCTGCATTCTGCTGCTGATTATCGCCGGAGTGCTGTCTTTTTGGTCTTTGATTGTCTTTCTCTCCCTGCCGATTGCGGTCAAGCTACTTCGCCTTATGCGGGAAAAGATCCCTGATGATGCCGATGCCCGGACCGCGCAGCTGGATACGGCATTCGGCATACTGCTCCTTATCTCCCTGGTTCTGGAGGCCCTGATTTGAGCACATCGCCATTTAACTGGAAACCGGTCGCCGGCACCGTACTTTTGGCAGCCGGCCTCTGGTTTGTCACCTTCTACCTGGACTGGGGGGTGTTCTGGTTCAAGATTTCTGTATCCGCGCTGCTGCTGGCCGCGCTCTCCTTTCTGCTCCAGCCGAGGGGGGCGTTCCGGTTTTCGCTGAACCTTAAATCCATCGGCCTGGGGCTTTTCTCCGCCATCCTGCTCTATCTCATATTCTGGGCGGGCAAATCCGTCTCCACCATGATCTTTCCGTTTGCCGGCGATCAGATCGGCGCCATCTACGGCAAGGGTGAAGGCACGCCGGTATGGGTGATTTCTTTATTACTCTTTTTTGTGACCGGCCCATGCGAGGAGATTTACTGGCGGAATTTTCTTCAGAAAAAACTCATGCTCCGATTCGGCGGCTTAGGCGGCTGGCTTCTGGCCACCCTCCTCTATGCAGGCGTGCACATCTGGTCGTTCAACTTCATGCTGACCGGGGCGGCGGCGGTGGCCGGCGCCTTCTGGGGGGCCATGTACTGGCGGCTAAATGACATTTCGCCGGTCATTATCTCGCACGCCATCTGGAGTACGTTTATCTTCGCGGTTATGCCGATTCCTTAAGTCGAAGTCTTCCGAAGCCCGATATAGACGGTAAACACCAGCGGCAGCAGGGAGACGGCGGCACCGGCAAAAAATGAAGTGCGGACGACGGCATCCTTTACAAAAAGGGCGAAAAACGGCGGGGAGACGGTCTGGCCCAGATATATCAAAAGCGTAAACACGGAAAGCACCCCGGCCCGCAGCTCCGTTGAAACCAGCCCGGCGGCGGCCGTGTTGAGCGTCGGCATAAGCGTGCCGAAGCCAAGCCCCCAGACGCCCATGCAGAGCAGCAGCACCGAATAGCTGTCCGCAAACCCCACCAGTAAATGGCTCAGCCCGCAGCCGATAAAACCTAAAAACACTCGCCACGCTTCTGAAAGAACCCCGCTCAACCGTCCGCTCTGGGAGGCAGTTAGTGCCGAGACCCCGGCGGCCGAAGATATGGCGAGGCCAGAGTGCAGCGTGCTAAGCCCGAACTGCTGAACCACCAATATCGGCATGTACACCACAATCCCATAGAGGAGCACAAACCCTATAAAATTTGAAAAAAACAGCCATATGGCGCGGGCATTGGCCAAGGCACGCATGGCCTTCACCATATACTGCTGGGTTTTTCCGCTGCCTGCCGGCTCTTTTAACTTCCAGGCGGCAAGCAGGGATAGAAAAATGGCCATGGCATGGATATAGAAAGGCAGAAACCATGCCATAGTGGCGATGGCGCCGGAGATGAACGGCACCGTAGCATTGGTCAGCGACTGCACGGTGACCCGATAGCCCATGGCCCGGCTTCGCTCCGGCTCCTGATACATATCCCCGATGGCGGCCACCACCGTATTCATCATCCCGCCCACGCCGATGCCCTGAAGTGCCCGCCAGACAAGCACCAGCCAGAAGGATCGGGTAAATGAAATCAGCAGACCGCCCACGCCGAAAAGCATGACCGCCGGGACAATAACGTTTTTTCTGCCGAACCGGTCCGCCACCGGCCCCAGCAGCGGCGTTGCCACCATGGCACAAAAGGTGTAGGCGCTCAAGGCCAGACCAATGTTTTTGCTGGTCGCCCCCTCAAGGGCCAGCATCTCCGGCAGAATAGGCCCGACCAGGCTGCCGCCGGTGACCGCAAACATCACTACGGCCAGAAGGATCAATAGGTTCGGATCTCTTAAAATGCGCATGGATTCATCCAGCCTAACGGATCAAACACATCCGGTAGTTATCCAGTTCCCTATCGACCTGCCGGGCGCTTGGTACGTATTTTTCAAGCTCCGCCCAGAAGGCGGGGCTGTGGTTTTTAATCCGGGTATGCACCAGTTCATGCAAAATGGCGTAATCCATCAGGTGATCGGGCAGGCGCACCAGGTTGACGTTTAAATTGATGTTGTTTTGATGGGAACAGCTCCCCCAGCGAGTTTTCTGGTTCCGCACGAATGCCTTATGAAAGGAAAATCCATATTGGTCAACCAGCTCATGCAGCCTGTCGATAATCCGCCGGCGGGCTGCCTGGCGGTTTATCGGCGCGGTCCGATTCAGATAATCGGCCATTTCTTCATCAGACTGGACCCTTGAAAGGTGCTTGCAAATCCATTCCTTTTTGGATTCAGCAAAGGCTTTGGCCGCCTGAAACGACATGCCCCTGGGCACCGCCACCCGGACCCCCCTTAGCGGCCGCACGGAAATGTTCACATACTTGGCCCGCTTGCTGCGTTCAAGCAGAATTTCGCCCACGCCTTTTAAATTAACGGTTTTTGATTCCATGGCGCCCTTTTTATATAAAGGAAGGTTTTTTGGTTAAATTAAGATTAAGATTATGACGGCTGGTGGCATAAACCGATTTTTCCGAAGCTTTACTTATCCCCGGAATCGGATCAGCCCCTGCTGGGAGGTTGAGGCGACCAACGTTCCATCCCGGGCGTAGATATGGCCGTGGTTCAGGCCCAGGGCCCGGCTGGCATTCGGGCTGTACATGGCATACAGCAGCCAGTCGTCCATCCGGAAATCCCGGTGAAACCACATGGCATGATCCAGGCTGGCCACCTGCATTTTCGGATCCCAGAAGGTGCGGCCATGGGGGTATAAAGACGTGCCCACCAGCCCGAAATCCGAAGCATATGCCAGCATATAGCGATGCACGGCCATGTCATCCGGCATTTTGTGGATAGCCCGGAACCAGCTGTAGCGTTCGGGATTTTCCTTTTTCGGGGCAAAGGGATTGACCGGGTTAACCGGGCGGACTTCAATCGGTTTTTCACATAAAATGCGGTTTCGGATCGGCTCGGGGATTTTGTCCTGAACCCGCCGCGCCCGCTCCATCTCGGATTCAATGCCCTCCGGACCCGGGATATCAGGCATTTCCGCCTGATGGTTAAACCCGGTTTCCGCCACCTTGAAAGAGGCGGACATGGTAAAAATCGCCCGGCCCTTCTGAATGGCTGTTACCCGGCGGGTGGTAAAACTTCTGCCATCCCGGATGCAGTCCACGGTATAGACGATCGGCCGGGCGGGGTCCCCTGGGCGCATAAAATAGGCGTGAAGGCTGTGCCCCTGCCGGTCATCCGGCACGGTCTGAGAGGCGGCGGACATGGCCTGGCCCAGCACCTGGCCGCCGAATATATTGCCGAATCCCAGATCCTGGCTCTTGCCCCGGAAAATATTCTCCTCAATCATCTCAAGCTCTAAAAGTTCCAGCAGTTCATCGAGTACGTTACTGATCGGCGTACATGTGGTCGATTCTGTCATGAAGGCTGACTCCCGGGGACTTTGATAGGTCCCCCAATTCTGATAGTCTCGTAAAAAGTCAGTATAACGAACTTTACCGCTATATTCAAATAATGTGAAACGCCATGCTTACCCTGAAATGCGCGGCATGCAAAAAGAAGCTCTGGCGCTACGACAAAATCGGGCCGGGTGAGGTGCTGCGGTGCCACAAGTCGCGGATCGATAAAATGTACCAGCCGATTGAACTCACCGGTAAGGTCTCCTGCCAGTGCGGCAATGTGGTGGGAATTGACAAGGGCCGGTTTATCAAAATGGTGGCCAAGGCCTTCACCTATTCGGGCACCAAACGGAACGTCTGAACGGCAAGAAATGCAGGAGATATTAAAAACCGTAAACACCGTCTTAGAAACCCGTAACATGGAATCTCTGAACCCCAAACATAGGCGGGGGCGCTAAATCCGTTACGCCTATTCGACCACCGGAATGCCTCTCTGCTTGAAATCCGCCAGAATATCCGCCAGCTGGGCGGCCGTGCAGTCGTCAATCTCGTAGACATTTTTCACGCCGTCCTGGAAATACAGCACAAACCGGCCCTGGTCATCCAGGTAGGCCTGCCGGATATAATCGCCGTCCAGCCAGGGCTTAACGGCCTCCATAAAATTGTTCAAACTGCAAGTGATCATTTACACCCTCTGATTTGGTTTTTAGTCCACCGTATTAATCGGTATGGTTATCAACGGCAGGGCCAGTGAATCATTGCGGACCCGCGTCTGGATCACATCGCTTTTGGCGATGATCTGCTCCCTGTCATCCACAATATAATAGTAAAGTTCCGTGATGCCATGAAACATTTCAAGGGCGAGCAGATCAATGGAGGACAGGCCCATGCCCGGTATGGCGATCCCCGGGGTGCTCAGCCCGAATTTATCCGAGTCCGTGCCAAGAGAGGTAAAGAACACATATACCTCCATCTCGGCATCCACCGGATCCGAAACCAGCCGGCACTGATATTTGTCCATAAGTTCCAGCTCCAGCCGTTTTTTGGCATAGGCGATCGGTTCGATATCGTTTAGAAAATAACATTCCAAGTAGACCGGTTTATTCTTAAGCCGGGAAAAATCCGTCTCCGGTATCGCCGCGATCATATCGTTTACGCTGTGCGAGGTTAAGCGCTGGGCTGTGGAGCCCTGATACCGCTCGATCACCTGCCTGGTGGAGCACGCCGTCATCAGAACCAGAAAAATAATGAACAGAAGTCCAATTGCCGATCTTTTTCTCATCGATTTTTTTTTGCCTTTCGCGATTTTTAGTTCAAATTCAGCTCCACCCGGGATGCTTTGAATTTCTCAACCCTGGGCGGCGTAAGGCTTTCTGCCTCCCGTGTGAACAGACGCTTGCCCGCAATCCGGTCGTCATTCAGGAGATAACCCTTTACCGCCTGCACCCGATTCTCTGCCAGAAGCCGGAGCCTGGCATCCTCTATTTCAATCCGCTGCCGGATCTCTGCCGCCATCTCTTCGGCTGTCAATGGTTCATCATCCAGCGGCTTGGCGTCTTCCGGGGCGTCCGAGGCATCAAGCACCTCAGCCTTATAAACCCGTCGGAGATATTTAACGTGTTCTTCCGCTGTCAACTCAATCTCTTCAAACGGAATGGTTTCGGTCTCGGTCTTCTTGGTGGTTTTGGCCCATTTGGCGGCCCGGATTTTGCGCTCAAGCGCCGCCGCCTTAAGCGCCGCCCGGTCATCTTCCGGCGCCACATAGCCGGTCAGCTCCAGATTAAGGGCCGGCCGCTCATAGAGCAGCTTGATAATAGCATCCAGCTTGTCTTTGGATGCCCCGTCCAGATCCGTACTCCCGGCCTCAAACTCAATGTATCTGAGTTCCTCGCCGCCGGACACAATCGAGCTTACCAGGGCAAACGGCGAGGTGGCCGCCTTGGTGAACAGACTTCTCAACGACTGAATGATCACGCCGGTTAAACTGAACTGCGGGTCATCCAGCCGGCCGGATACCGGCAGATCCAGCTCGATTCGGCCCTTTCTGTCTTTTAAAAGGGCGATCGCCAGGCCTATCGGCAGATTCACGGCCGTGTCGCTTTCAACCCGGTGCCCCAGGTTGAACTGATCGAGCAGCACGTGGTTTTCAGCTTCCAGTTTTTTATTCTCAATCAAGTATTTCAGATCCAGGTTGAGCTTTCCCTTTTCAATGGCCTTTCCGATATATTTTCCCGAATAGGCGGAAACCGGGCTTAACTCCAAATTTTGCAGCTTAAAGGTAATATCTAAGAGCAGATCCGCCAGGAGCGGATTGATCCGGCCGGAAATATCGATCGGCGCGCGTTCATTAACCGCGCCCTTGAGCGAGACCTTCGCCCCTTCAAACGCCTCGGTGGAAAGCCCCGTAATGCTGCCTTCATCAAATGTCACCCGGGCGGAATAATTGGGCTCAATACTGTAATCCGCAAAGGAGACGCCGATATCCCGGAGTTTGATTTCCCCGATGGAGACCGGAAACGGCGCAGATGGGGCCTCGGTTTGCTCTGGTTCCGATTTTTTCGCCCCCGCCTTTTTATCTTCTGCTGCGGATTTTTCCGGCGCCTCGGATTCGGCCGCCTCTGCGGTATAGATCTGGTTCACGTTCAGCCGGCCGTTTTCCTGCACAATAAGGTTCTGCTTTAAGCCGTTAATCTCCAGCGTTTTCAACCGAATGCGGGTGGGATTCCAGGACACGTCGATTCC comes from Desulfobacterales bacterium and encodes:
- the menA gene encoding 1,4-dihydroxy-2-naphthoate octaprenyltransferase is translated as MNAFYRNWFLASRPWSFIMTAISIGVGGAIAAIDGHFFWGLFGLTLLGGVFLHAATNLINDYYDVRSGVDTVDVSTAIYRPHPLVEGKILASSVHMAAYILFFAGAVIGFWLAATRGWPILIIGAVGVAASIAYTAPPISYKYIGLGEFSVFLMWGPLMVEGTYYVQQQAFSSEALWISIPFGVIVALVLLANNLRDIAHDKSRHIRTIAIVLGAQKGFYLYTGLVCLAYACILLLIIAGVLSFWSLIVFLSLPIAVKLLRLMREKIPDDADARTAQLDTAFGILLLISLVLEALI
- a CDS encoding CPBP family intramembrane glutamic endopeptidase, yielding MSTSPFNWKPVAGTVLLAAGLWFVTFYLDWGVFWFKISVSALLLAALSFLLQPRGAFRFSLNLKSIGLGLFSAILLYLIFWAGKSVSTMIFPFAGDQIGAIYGKGEGTPVWVISLLLFFVTGPCEEIYWRNFLQKKLMLRFGGLGGWLLATLLYAGVHIWSFNFMLTGAAAVAGAFWGAMYWRLNDISPVIISHAIWSTFIFAVMPIP
- a CDS encoding MFS transporter, which codes for MRILRDPNLLILLAVVMFAVTGGSLVGPILPEMLALEGATSKNIGLALSAYTFCAMVATPLLGPVADRFGRKNVIVPAVMLFGVGGLLISFTRSFWLVLVWRALQGIGVGGMMNTVVAAIGDMYQEPERSRAMGYRVTVQSLTNATVPFISGAIATMAWFLPFYIHAMAIFLSLLAAWKLKEPAGSGKTQQYMVKAMRALANARAIWLFFSNFIGFVLLYGIVVYMPILVVQQFGLSTLHSGLAISSAAGVSALTASQSGRLSGVLSEAWRVFLGFIGCGLSHLLVGFADSYSVLLLCMGVWGLGFGTLMPTLNTAAAGLVSTELRAGVLSVFTLLIYLGQTVSPPFFALFVKDAVVRTSFFAGAAVSLLPLVFTVYIGLRKTST
- a CDS encoding YgjP-like metallopeptidase domain-containing protein — encoded protein: MESKTVNLKGVGEILLERSKRAKYVNISVRPLRGVRVAVPRGMSFQAAKAFAESKKEWICKHLSRVQSDEEMADYLNRTAPINRQAARRRIIDRLHELVDQYGFSFHKAFVRNQKTRWGSCSHQNNINLNVNLVRLPDHLMDYAILHELVHTRIKNHSPAFWAELEKYVPSARQVDRELDNYRMCLIR
- the tesB gene encoding acyl-CoA thioesterase II encodes the protein MTESTTCTPISNVLDELLELLELEMIEENIFRGKSQDLGFGNIFGGQVLGQAMSAASQTVPDDRQGHSLHAYFMRPGDPARPIVYTVDCIRDGRSFTTRRVTAIQKGRAIFTMSASFKVAETGFNHQAEMPDIPGPEGIESEMERARRVQDKIPEPIRNRILCEKPIEVRPVNPVNPFAPKKENPERYSWFRAIHKMPDDMAVHRYMLAYASDFGLVGTSLYPHGRTFWDPKMQVASLDHAMWFHRDFRMDDWLLYAMYSPNASRALGLNHGHIYARDGTLVASTSQQGLIRFRG